The following proteins are encoded in a genomic region of Desulfosporosinus youngiae DSM 17734:
- a CDS encoding methyl-accepting chemotaxis protein, whose translation MKLDSFLEVADIIQNLYDTEVAVTLLDTEKVLAAYPGPRINLKLKPGDLFKTKGTAAYEALTTGRRIVKRVSKSVFGVPYVGIAQPIIENGTTVGVISVSVSTEEYDNILTIGKEILTAVEEISATSENFSANAEELAATAKMMIEETNKVIADVKHTNNVTTRIGEISAQSNILSLNASIEAARAGEHGRGFSVVANEIGKLAESTKSSTREISSDLNRVKESVSSLIESIRQLSGVTDSQAISATELSHAILHITRMVEQLVKQDEKDFNN comes from the coding sequence TTGAAACTAGATTCTTTTTTAGAAGTTGCAGATATAATACAAAACCTCTATGATACAGAGGTAGCTGTCACACTGTTAGATACAGAAAAGGTATTGGCTGCTTATCCCGGACCACGTATTAACTTAAAGCTCAAACCAGGAGATCTTTTCAAAACAAAAGGTACAGCTGCTTATGAAGCCCTAACAACCGGTCGCCGTATTGTCAAACGTGTTTCGAAATCGGTTTTTGGTGTACCTTATGTGGGAATTGCCCAGCCAATCATAGAAAATGGAACTACAGTTGGGGTTATTTCTGTAAGTGTATCAACCGAGGAATACGATAATATTTTAACGATTGGGAAAGAGATACTTACTGCAGTGGAAGAAATCTCTGCTACGTCTGAAAATTTCTCCGCAAATGCCGAGGAACTTGCAGCAACAGCTAAGATGATGATTGAAGAAACAAATAAGGTTATTGCGGATGTCAAACATACTAATAATGTGACCACTCGAATTGGAGAAATTTCAGCACAAAGTAATATTCTCAGTCTTAATGCATCGATCGAGGCTGCACGGGCAGGGGAACATGGTCGAGGTTTTTCTGTGGTTGCTAATGAGATCGGAAAGTTAGCTGAATCTACAAAGAGCTCGACTCGTGAAATTTCATCAGATCTCAATAGAGTCAAAGAGTCTGTTAGTAGTTTAATAGAGTCCATAAGACAACTTAGTGGAGTTACAGATTCTCAAGCTATCTCAGCTACTGAATTATCCCATGCTATATTACACATTACACGAATGGTGGAGCAACTTGTTAAGCAAGATGAAAAAGATTTTAATAATTAA
- a CDS encoding sigma-54 interaction domain-containing protein → MGNCTHAVTTSSFPKWDRELLFEILNHIHDVVLVIDSNTTIVYANEAYAKILGVPISKVLGRRLDTIEPGAKTIEVLHTGKTSHDRRSYLDSLGIDVIGSTFPLYNGRKIIGCVSTFKNITDVVELNRELTQTKGVTDYLKEQLEQDKYLPNSFSEYVGQNRRLKETLLLAAKVAKTDSTVLILGESGVGKEVLARAVHNCSRRKHKPMIKVNCAAIPEHLIESELFGYETGAFTGAKKGGKLGKFELAHNGTIFMDEIGDMSLTMQAKLLRVLQEKEFERIGGTKATKVDIRVIAATNRDLEGMIEKGTFRSDLYYRLNIVPLKLTPLRERRDDIIRLAKTFLNQFSKELGRELILSPQVVKHLKAYDWPGNIRELKNIIEHASIVCSSEVIKPNHLPDHILSKKNYSGVQGRSYDVKESVAKVEKELILAALSAYDNNRSKALRALGISRKSFYDKLHRYGIER, encoded by the coding sequence ATGGGGAACTGTACACATGCGGTTACAACTAGCTCTTTTCCTAAATGGGATCGAGAATTGTTATTTGAAATCCTTAATCATATTCATGATGTGGTACTGGTTATAGATTCCAATACAACCATTGTGTATGCTAATGAGGCTTATGCCAAAATTTTAGGGGTACCCATCTCTAAAGTCTTAGGACGCAGGTTGGATACCATTGAACCTGGTGCCAAGACAATCGAAGTTTTGCATACAGGCAAGACTAGTCACGATCGACGAAGCTATCTGGATTCTCTTGGTATAGATGTGATAGGAAGTACGTTTCCATTATATAATGGAAGGAAAATAATCGGCTGCGTTTCGACCTTTAAGAATATCACTGACGTTGTCGAACTCAATCGTGAGTTGACGCAAACAAAGGGAGTCACTGACTATCTGAAAGAACAATTAGAACAAGATAAATATTTGCCTAACTCTTTTAGTGAATATGTAGGTCAAAATCGTCGCTTGAAGGAAACCTTATTGTTGGCGGCTAAGGTAGCGAAAACAGATAGTACTGTATTGATTCTTGGTGAAAGCGGTGTGGGCAAAGAAGTATTGGCCAGGGCTGTTCACAATTGCAGCCGCCGTAAGCACAAGCCTATGATTAAGGTGAATTGTGCTGCCATTCCGGAGCATTTGATCGAAAGCGAACTCTTCGGGTATGAAACTGGAGCGTTTACGGGAGCAAAAAAAGGAGGCAAACTTGGTAAGTTTGAACTGGCTCATAATGGAACGATTTTCATGGATGAAATTGGAGATATGAGCCTTACCATGCAGGCTAAGTTATTACGCGTATTGCAAGAAAAGGAATTTGAACGGATAGGAGGCACTAAGGCGACTAAAGTTGATATCCGGGTGATCGCCGCCACTAATAGAGATCTGGAAGGAATGATTGAAAAAGGGACTTTCAGAAGTGACCTTTATTATAGACTAAATATTGTTCCCCTAAAGCTGACCCCGTTACGTGAGCGAAGAGATGATATAATAAGGCTGGCAAAAACATTTCTTAATCAGTTCTCTAAAGAACTGGGCCGTGAGCTTATTTTGTCTCCCCAAGTAGTAAAGCATCTCAAGGCCTATGATTGGCCAGGAAATATCAGGGAACTCAAGAATATTATCGAACATGCCAGTATAGTTTGCAGCAGTGAGGTTATAAAACCTAATCATTTGCCGGATCATATCCTATCGAAAAAGAATTATTCAGGAGTTCAGGGTAGGTCCTACGATGTAAAAGAAAGCGTCGCCAAGGTGGAAAAGGAGTTAATTTTAGCAGCTTTATCAGCATATGATAATAACCGCTCTAAAGCCTTAAGGGCATTGGGGATTTCTAGAAAATCGTTTTACGATAAGTTACACCGCTATGGAATAGAAAGATGA
- a CDS encoding amidohydrolase family protein, which translates to MKQLTSKLRIDFHVHMGIYTYHQTWVTEWMKQSHPVGYEDYIKHYNDPGAFEELLTSEGVDYACVLAELSHITTGVCTNEQVRDFCRGRSRLIPFCDINPYIYTNLGDELRNKVENEGFRGVKLYPSYQHYYLNEQRMYPLYQAAQDLDIPVLIHTGSSVFKGSRMKYGDPLHLDDVAVDFPKLKLVMAHSGRGFWYDKAFFLSRLHANVYMEISGLPPAKLLTYFPELARNTDKVIFGSDWPGMPRIKQNMDTICKLPLPSEGIEDMLGGNAAKLLGL; encoded by the coding sequence ATGAAGCAATTGACAAGCAAGCTTCGTATTGATTTTCATGTTCATATGGGGATATACACGTATCACCAGACGTGGGTGACTGAGTGGATGAAGCAATCTCATCCTGTGGGTTATGAGGACTATATAAAGCATTACAACGACCCGGGAGCTTTTGAAGAATTGTTGACGTCAGAAGGAGTCGATTATGCCTGTGTGCTTGCGGAATTGAGCCATATAACGACAGGGGTATGTACCAACGAGCAAGTGCGAGACTTTTGTCGAGGCCGGTCAAGGCTAATACCATTTTGTGATATTAATCCCTACATTTATACGAACTTGGGAGATGAACTGCGCAACAAAGTTGAAAACGAGGGTTTCCGGGGCGTGAAATTGTATCCCTCTTATCAACACTACTACCTTAACGAGCAGAGAATGTATCCCCTCTACCAGGCGGCCCAAGATTTAGATATCCCCGTCTTAATTCATACAGGGTCATCAGTGTTTAAAGGCTCACGCATGAAGTATGGCGACCCTCTGCACTTGGATGATGTAGCAGTCGATTTCCCCAAGCTGAAGCTGGTTATGGCCCACTCCGGTCGGGGGTTCTGGTACGACAAGGCTTTCTTTCTCTCCAGACTGCATGCTAATGTCTATATGGAGATTTCTGGTCTGCCTCCGGCTAAACTTCTGACGTACTTTCCCGAGCTGGCCCGCAATACGGATAAAGTCATTTTTGGAAGCGATTGGCCGGGCATGCCAAGAATTAAGCAGAATATGGATACTATTTGTAAGCTGCCTCTACCTTCCGAGGGTATAGAAGATATGCTTGGCGGTAATGCTGCTAAGTTATTGGGACTATAA
- a CDS encoding HAD hydrolase-like protein, giving the protein MRYEVLLWDLDGTLTDPKEGITRSVQYALNQLDYPSPEADNLVWVIGPPLKESFKTLLQTTDEALLNQAVGFYRERFQEKGLYENIVYPGISELLLQLKEEGCKHLLATSKPRVFAKKILQHFSLDKYFDVIMGSELNGQFVEKEALIEEVLKKAPISSRSRTVMIGDRKYDVHGARANHIDVISVGYGYGTIEELQAVHPDFIVPSVQELGRLLFQQDIL; this is encoded by the coding sequence ATGCGTTATGAAGTATTGTTATGGGATCTGGATGGAACATTGACAGATCCTAAGGAAGGAATTACCCGCTCAGTTCAATACGCTCTAAATCAATTAGATTATCCCAGCCCAGAAGCGGATAACCTCGTTTGGGTAATCGGCCCGCCCTTGAAAGAAAGCTTTAAGACCTTGCTACAAACCACGGATGAAGCGCTATTGAATCAAGCTGTCGGGTTTTATAGAGAGCGTTTTCAAGAGAAGGGGCTCTATGAAAATATTGTGTACCCGGGAATTTCCGAATTACTGTTACAGTTAAAAGAAGAGGGTTGTAAGCATTTGTTGGCAACATCAAAACCCAGGGTCTTTGCCAAGAAAATCCTGCAGCATTTCTCATTAGATAAGTATTTTGATGTTATCATGGGAAGTGAGTTGAATGGTCAATTTGTTGAAAAGGAAGCTTTAATCGAGGAAGTTCTAAAAAAAGCTCCGATAAGTTCAAGGTCCAGAACTGTGATGATAGGAGACCGCAAGTATGATGTTCATGGGGCCAGAGCTAATCATATAGATGTTATCTCTGTCGGATATGGATACGGTACGATTGAAGAATTACAGGCTGTGCACCCAGATTTTATCGTACCGAGTGTCCAGGAGTTAGGAAGACTGCTTTTTCAACAAGACATCCTGTGA
- a CDS encoding CPBP family intramembrane glutamic endopeptidase, whose amino-acid sequence MEKTVTESADGEGPRLNRRLNWVDLALVLGGVGVIYVVLAFGTLWLMKLWPHERILMYLNAFMTQLSFALLIWILKKVRHWQWSDMGWRGVPLRTILSKVLGLYAMTWVINICYALALFYYGFTPPETDVYSELLGNVTWLTLILNLLLAGVLAPIVEETLFRGVIFGSLQAYLGKWTAAAVSAAIFSSLHFQAYGFFPRFVLGIVLVYLYDKYKSLYPSVALHALNNIAATVIAAGLLVE is encoded by the coding sequence ATGGAGAAAACAGTGACAGAGTCAGCCGATGGGGAAGGCCCACGTCTGAATCGAAGATTGAATTGGGTAGATTTAGCTCTGGTTTTAGGTGGAGTTGGGGTCATATATGTCGTCTTGGCTTTCGGAACTCTTTGGCTAATGAAGCTATGGCCTCATGAGCGCATTCTGATGTATTTAAATGCGTTTATGACTCAGTTATCATTTGCATTATTGATCTGGATATTAAAAAAAGTCCGTCATTGGCAATGGTCGGATATGGGTTGGCGGGGCGTGCCGTTAAGAACGATTCTGTCGAAGGTTTTAGGATTATATGCAATGACTTGGGTCATTAATATATGTTATGCTCTTGCCCTTTTTTACTATGGATTTACTCCGCCGGAAACGGATGTCTACTCTGAGTTATTAGGAAATGTTACTTGGCTGACATTAATCCTTAATTTGCTTTTGGCGGGAGTTTTGGCACCCATTGTGGAAGAAACTTTATTTCGGGGAGTGATCTTTGGCAGCTTGCAGGCGTACTTGGGGAAATGGACAGCAGCCGCAGTTAGTGCCGCAATTTTTTCCTCTCTGCATTTCCAAGCGTATGGATTTTTCCCGCGCTTTGTATTAGGGATAGTTCTGGTATATCTTTATGATAAATATAAATCTCTCTATCCTTCGGTTGCGTTACATGCCTTGAATAATATAGCGGCTACAGTGATTGCGGCTGGCTTATTAGTTGAGTAA
- the cmk gene encoding (d)CMP kinase, with protein MMKKRQHQALQIAIDGPAGAGKSTVAKIVAKQLQLFYLDTGAMYRAIAYKVLKSGVSMEEEARVSQIAKHTEVVLDHSEERTVWCDGEDVTQQIRSPEVSRAVSVVAAYPEVRERLVELQRREAERGGVVMDGRDIGTHVLPKADLKIFLTATPEERAKRRWKELKMAGKDVSFEEVAQDMVQRDREDTEREISPLKPAGDAIILDTTGLSVDELVAKILMLAQEVVP; from the coding sequence ATGATGAAGAAAAGGCAGCATCAAGCATTGCAGATTGCGATCGATGGCCCTGCAGGTGCGGGGAAAAGTACAGTTGCCAAGATAGTAGCAAAACAATTGCAGCTTTTCTATCTCGATACCGGTGCCATGTATCGTGCAATCGCTTATAAAGTCCTTAAAAGCGGAGTGTCGATGGAGGAGGAAGCTCGGGTAAGTCAAATTGCGAAACATACTGAAGTGGTTCTTGACCATTCAGAGGAACGGACGGTTTGGTGTGATGGAGAAGATGTTACTCAGCAAATACGCAGTCCTGAAGTATCGCGAGCTGTTTCTGTTGTAGCAGCTTATCCTGAAGTTAGAGAACGTTTGGTTGAACTTCAGCGCAGGGAGGCTGAACGCGGCGGAGTCGTAATGGATGGGCGGGATATTGGCACACACGTTCTGCCGAAAGCGGATTTGAAAATCTTTTTAACAGCCACACCTGAAGAACGGGCCAAGCGACGATGGAAAGAGCTGAAGATGGCTGGCAAAGATGTCAGCTTCGAAGAGGTCGCTCAAGATATGGTGCAGCGTGACCGTGAGGATACTGAACGGGAGATTTCTCCGCTTAAACCAGCTGGGGATGCAATTATACTTGATACAACGGGGTTAAGTGTCGATGAACTTGTAGCCAAAATTTTGATGTTGGCGCAGGAGGTAGTACCATGA
- a CDS encoding lysophospholipid acyltransferase family protein has protein sequence MTLYGLAKRLFRLQFKLMRWKVQGSENMPNDGPVILVINHLSMWDPVVAACSVTRRVSFMAKEELFTIPVLGKIFSRLGAFPVKRGQGDMNAIRQSLAILKGGGVLGLFPEGTRTKTGKIQKGMPGMVLLMEKSQASVVPVKVGGTPSMFIKGWGKISVVIGKPLTAQMLKAPEGVENRREWIAARIMQAMTELPEAK, from the coding sequence ATGACGTTATATGGTTTGGCCAAGAGACTATTTCGTCTCCAGTTCAAACTGATGAGATGGAAGGTACAAGGCTCGGAAAATATGCCGAATGACGGCCCTGTTATTTTGGTAATTAACCACCTCAGTATGTGGGATCCCGTAGTGGCTGCTTGTAGTGTCACTCGTCGGGTCTCCTTTATGGCTAAAGAAGAATTGTTTACTATACCTGTTTTAGGTAAGATTTTTTCCAGACTTGGTGCATTTCCTGTGAAACGTGGGCAGGGTGATATGAATGCAATTCGACAATCTTTGGCAATCTTAAAAGGAGGAGGGGTTTTAGGACTTTTTCCGGAAGGAACGCGAACTAAGACCGGAAAGATTCAGAAAGGTATGCCGGGAATGGTTCTTCTGATGGAAAAAAGCCAAGCGTCGGTTGTCCCCGTAAAGGTTGGCGGAACACCGAGTATGTTCATAAAAGGATGGGGAAAAATTTCAGTTGTTATTGGTAAACCTCTCACGGCTCAGATGCTAAAGGCTCCGGAAGGCGTGGAGAACCGCCGCGAATGGATTGCTGCCCGCATTATGCAGGCGATGACCGAATTACCTGAAGCAAAGTAA